A DNA window from Sphingopyxis macrogoltabida contains the following coding sequences:
- a CDS encoding spinster family MFS transporter yields the protein MTTQAEVSARQEGLSQHPVVKGRYWALAVITLVYAMNIADRFVLSTLIEPIKAEFQLSDASVGFLTGVALAIFYTAAGLPLGALADRVNRRNMIMWALSIWSLFTAACGMAQNFWQLLLARIGVGVGEAGGTPPSHSILADYFRPSERIVAMSVFALGIAIGSGIGGIGGGLLAERFGWRHGLIVFAFASIPVLLLLLTVREPQRGASDVAATAAKAPGIGETIAFIRSQRALVHVIAGATIATFSGMGLVWWTPAFLARSHGFSVGEAGFEVGMMSGVGGAAALVAATLVTFKLARMAPKWQCHFLAWVTLLITIPGVLAHSVSDKNMALWLLWLFIPFTNVYVGPMLALLQNLVRPDMRGVTVAVVLFTANIANLAIAPQLIGIASDLIAPHIADPAQSLRIALAFAGLTGIWAALHFWMAIKSLPGDLARAGTL from the coding sequence ATGACGACACAGGCCGAGGTTTCGGCGCGGCAAGAAGGGCTTTCGCAGCATCCGGTCGTGAAGGGGCGCTATTGGGCGCTCGCGGTGATCACGCTCGTCTATGCGATGAACATCGCCGATCGCTTCGTGCTCTCGACGCTTATCGAGCCGATCAAGGCGGAATTCCAGCTCAGCGACGCGTCGGTCGGTTTCCTGACCGGGGTCGCGCTCGCCATATTCTATACCGCGGCAGGGCTGCCGCTCGGCGCGCTTGCCGACCGCGTCAACCGGCGCAACATGATCATGTGGGCGCTTTCGATCTGGTCGCTGTTCACCGCCGCCTGCGGCATGGCGCAGAATTTCTGGCAATTGCTGCTCGCGCGCATCGGCGTCGGGGTCGGCGAGGCGGGCGGCACGCCGCCGTCGCATTCGATCCTTGCCGATTATTTCCGGCCGTCGGAACGGATCGTCGCCATGTCGGTGTTCGCGCTCGGCATCGCGATCGGGTCGGGGATCGGCGGGATCGGCGGCGGCCTGCTCGCCGAGCGCTTCGGATGGCGGCACGGCCTGATCGTCTTCGCGTTCGCGAGTATTCCCGTGCTCCTTCTCCTGCTGACCGTCCGCGAGCCGCAGCGCGGTGCGAGCGATGTCGCCGCGACCGCCGCCAAGGCCCCGGGGATCGGTGAGACGATCGCCTTCATTCGTTCGCAGCGCGCGCTCGTCCACGTCATCGCCGGCGCGACGATCGCCACCTTCTCGGGCATGGGCCTCGTCTGGTGGACGCCCGCCTTCCTCGCGCGCTCGCACGGCTTCAGCGTCGGCGAGGCGGGGTTCGAGGTCGGGATGATGAGCGGCGTCGGCGGCGCCGCGGCGCTGGTCGCCGCGACGCTGGTGACCTTCAAGCTCGCCCGCATGGCGCCGAAATGGCAATGCCATTTTCTCGCCTGGGTCACGCTTCTGATCACTATCCCGGGCGTGCTCGCGCACAGCGTGAGCGACAAGAATATGGCGCTTTGGCTGCTGTGGCTCTTCATCCCGTTCACCAACGTCTATGTCGGCCCGATGCTGGCCTTGCTCCAGAATCTGGTGCGCCCCGACATGCGCGGTGTTACCGTCGCGGTGGTGCTGTTCACGGCGAACATCGCCAACCTCGCGATCGCGCCGCAGTTGATCGGCATCGCGTCGGACCTGATCGCGCCGCATATCGCCGATCCCGCGCAGTCGCTGCGTATCGCGCTCGCCTTTGCGGGGCTGACCGGGATCTGGGCCGCGCTTCATTTCTGGATGGCGATCAAGTCGCTCCCCGGCGACCTCGCGCGCGCCGGAACGCTGTGA
- the pnuC gene encoding nicotinamide riboside transporter PnuC, whose amino-acid sequence MSELEWLAVVFGLFNVALVAARNVWNYPFGLAMVCLYALIFYETKLYSDALLQLFFFVVQIYGWIAWRAASAAAQVPVRWMAPKSRLVWAAGIAAAWLVWSAGMARFTDAAAPWVDGAIAMMSVAAQILMARRMVENWWLWIGVDLLAIPLFASRGLTLTAGLYGLFLLMSIVGLIQWRRAAADERVAI is encoded by the coding sequence ATGAGCGAACTCGAATGGCTGGCGGTCGTGTTCGGGCTTTTCAACGTCGCGCTTGTCGCCGCGCGCAACGTCTGGAACTATCCCTTCGGGCTCGCGATGGTCTGCCTCTACGCACTGATCTTCTATGAAACCAAGCTTTACAGCGATGCGCTGCTCCAGCTCTTTTTCTTCGTCGTGCAGATTTACGGTTGGATCGCTTGGCGCGCGGCGAGCGCCGCGGCGCAGGTACCGGTGCGCTGGATGGCGCCCAAAAGCCGGCTGGTATGGGCCGCGGGGATCGCCGCGGCATGGCTGGTGTGGAGCGCGGGTATGGCGCGCTTCACCGACGCCGCCGCGCCGTGGGTCGACGGCGCCATCGCGATGATGAGTGTCGCGGCGCAAATCCTGATGGCGCGGCGGATGGTCGAAAATTGGTGGCTGTGGATCGGGGTCGACCTGCTCGCCATCCCGCTCTTCGCCTCGCGCGGGCTGACGCTCACTGCCGGGCTCTATGGCCTGTTCCTGCTGATGTCGATCGTCGGCCTGATCCAGTGGCGCCGGGCGGCGGCTGACGAGCGTGTGGCAATATGA
- the crtY gene encoding lycopene beta-cyclase CrtY, giving the protein MAARDLGKCDIAIVGGGLAGGLAALALAAKRPDLDVRLVEPGPIGGNHVWSFFDSDIAKKDRWLVAPLVRYHWEKYGVCFPAHRRTLRMGYKSITGEALAEAVAATLPEDRIIAEKAKHVAPDHVLLARGGRLSARHVIDARGAVKNPAIECGWQKFVGQALTIAGGHGVDRPVVMDASVEQVDGYRFVYLLPFDAETLFVEDTYYSDGAELDVAAIRDRIAAYAEARQWEVAAVTREETGVLPVVIGGDFDRLWPASDRTARIGVRAGTFHATTGYSLPDAVRTAAALPELADRRDLAAALRARAAASWRRQRFYRMLGAMLFRAAEPDERYRIFQRFYRLPAGLVARFYAGQSRTADKLRILSGKPPVPVGRALTALRRFDWK; this is encoded by the coding sequence ATGGCGGCGAGGGATCTCGGCAAATGCGACATCGCGATCGTCGGCGGCGGGCTCGCCGGCGGGCTCGCGGCGCTGGCGCTCGCGGCGAAGCGTCCCGACCTCGACGTCCGGCTGGTCGAGCCGGGTCCGATCGGCGGCAACCACGTCTGGTCCTTCTTCGACAGCGACATTGCGAAAAAGGACCGCTGGCTGGTCGCGCCGCTGGTGCGTTACCATTGGGAAAAATATGGCGTCTGCTTTCCGGCGCATCGCCGCACGTTGCGGATGGGATATAAGAGCATCACCGGCGAGGCGCTGGCCGAGGCGGTCGCGGCGACGTTGCCCGAGGATCGCATCATCGCCGAAAAGGCAAAGCATGTCGCACCCGACCATGTGCTGCTGGCGCGCGGCGGGCGATTGTCGGCCCGCCATGTCATCGATGCGCGCGGTGCGGTGAAAAACCCGGCGATCGAGTGCGGCTGGCAGAAATTCGTCGGACAGGCGCTGACGATCGCGGGCGGGCACGGCGTCGACCGGCCCGTCGTCATGGATGCCAGCGTCGAACAGGTGGATGGCTATCGCTTCGTCTATCTCTTGCCCTTCGATGCCGAAACCTTGTTCGTCGAGGATACTTATTACAGCGACGGCGCCGAGCTCGACGTCGCGGCGATCCGCGACCGCATCGCCGCCTATGCCGAAGCGCGGCAATGGGAGGTGGCGGCGGTGACCCGCGAGGAGACGGGCGTGCTGCCAGTGGTGATCGGCGGCGATTTCGATCGCCTGTGGCCGGCATCCGACCGCACCGCGCGGATCGGCGTGCGCGCCGGGACCTTCCATGCGACGACCGGCTATTCGCTGCCTGACGCGGTGCGGACGGCGGCGGCGTTGCCCGAACTTGCCGACCGCCGCGATCTGGCTGCGGCGCTGCGCGCACGCGCTGCCGCATCGTGGCGGCGCCAGCGCTTCTATCGCATGCTCGGCGCGATGCTGTTCCGGGCCGCCGAACCCGACGAGCGCTACCGGATATTCCAGCGCTTCTACCGTTTGCCGGCGGGCCTCGTCGCGCGCTTCTATGCTGGGCAATCGCGAACTGCGGACAAGCTGCGCATCCTGTCGGGCAAGCCGCCGGTGCCGGTCGGCCGCGCGCTGACGGCGCTGCGGCGTTTCGACTGGAAATGA
- a CDS encoding LOG family protein, producing MKRLAVYCGSASPEDPVYLQTARHVGRTLAERGIGVVYGGGRLGLMGAVADSALEAGGEVIGIIPDALVGAEVAHRGCTELHVVSGMHERKRMFTDLSDGFLTIPGGVGTMDELWEAISWAQLGYHNKPVGLLNTAGFYNDLIAFNRKMIDVGFVRAAHAGIMIVDAGLDELLAKMAAYEPHAPIFAMKADDL from the coding sequence ATGAAACGCCTTGCCGTTTATTGCGGATCCGCGAGCCCCGAGGATCCCGTCTATCTCCAGACCGCGCGCCACGTCGGCCGGACGCTTGCCGAGCGGGGGATCGGCGTCGTCTATGGCGGCGGCCGGCTAGGCCTGATGGGCGCGGTCGCCGATAGTGCCCTGGAGGCAGGCGGCGAGGTGATCGGCATCATCCCCGACGCGCTCGTCGGTGCCGAGGTCGCGCATCGCGGCTGCACCGAACTGCATGTCGTTTCGGGGATGCACGAGCGCAAGCGGATGTTCACCGACCTCAGCGACGGTTTCCTGACCATTCCCGGCGGGGTCGGGACGATGGACGAATTGTGGGAAGCGATCAGCTGGGCGCAGCTCGGTTATCACAACAAGCCGGTCGGGCTGCTCAACACCGCAGGTTTCTATAACGACCTCATCGCCTTCAACCGCAAGATGATCGATGTCGGCTTCGTCCGCGCGGCGCACGCCGGGATCATGATCGTCGATGCGGGGCTCGACGAGCTGCTCGCCAAGATGGCGGCTTATGAACCGCATGCGCCGATCTTTGCGATGAAGGCCGACGATCTTTAA
- a CDS encoding DUF2141 domain-containing protein, with product MLLTAAASAPPPKVEVSVTGLRSMKGQLLVCLTTNPKAFPDCSKDKTSVRMAVKAADADDFVVHAPATGTYAIAVVHDENSNNKMDVAIFLPKEGFGFSRNPTITVGPPSFRSASFAVAGDIRQSIKMKYML from the coding sequence ATGCTGCTCACCGCCGCCGCAAGCGCGCCGCCGCCGAAGGTTGAGGTCAGCGTCACCGGCCTGCGCAGCATGAAAGGGCAGCTCCTCGTCTGCCTGACCACCAACCCCAAGGCCTTTCCCGATTGCAGCAAGGACAAGACGTCGGTGCGCATGGCGGTGAAGGCGGCCGACGCGGACGACTTCGTCGTCCACGCGCCCGCCACTGGCACCTATGCGATTGCCGTCGTCCATGACGAAAACAGCAACAACAAGATGGATGTCGCGATCTTCCTGCCCAAGGAAGGCTTCGGCTTTTCGCGCAACCCGACGATTACCGTCGGCCCGCCGAGCTTCAGATCGGCGAGCTTCGCGGTCGCGGGCGACATCCGCCAGTCGATCAAGATGAAATATATGCTGTAA
- a CDS encoding sterol desaturase family protein, with translation MTAIVGVRYLISSGGFALATRLKHPGLYRGLEGQMRREIGWSLASAAIYGIPAGIVAWGWQAHGWTRIYSDWNALPLWYLPVSLFAYLLIHDTWFYWTHRWMHRPALFRLAHSVHHDSRPPTAWAAMSFHPLEAITGAVVIPALVFLIPIHVAMLGLVLALMTLMGVGNHMGWEMFPRALVHGPAGRWLITATHHERHHAAYRGNYGLYFRFWDKACGTDIGLGDFGGSLDAAHRRRKRAAAEG, from the coding sequence ATGACGGCGATCGTCGGCGTCCGCTATCTGATCAGCAGCGGCGGCTTCGCGCTCGCGACGCGGCTGAAGCATCCCGGCCTCTATCGCGGGCTCGAAGGACAGATGCGGCGCGAGATCGGCTGGAGCCTCGCCAGCGCCGCCATCTACGGCATTCCTGCCGGTATCGTCGCCTGGGGCTGGCAGGCGCATGGCTGGACGCGCATCTACAGCGACTGGAACGCCCTGCCGCTCTGGTATCTGCCCGTCAGCCTCTTCGCCTATCTGCTTATCCACGACACATGGTTCTACTGGACGCATCGCTGGATGCACCGTCCCGCCCTGTTCCGCCTCGCGCACAGCGTCCATCACGACAGCCGCCCGCCGACCGCATGGGCGGCGATGAGCTTTCACCCGCTCGAGGCGATCACCGGCGCGGTCGTCATCCCGGCGCTCGTCTTCCTGATCCCGATCCATGTCGCCATGCTGGGCCTCGTCCTTGCGCTCATGACATTGATGGGGGTGGGCAATCATATGGGGTGGGAGATGTTCCCGCGCGCGCTTGTCCATGGACCCGCGGGCCGCTGGCTGATAACCGCGACGCACCACGAACGGCATCACGCCGCCTACCGGGGGAATTATGGTCTCTATTTCCGTTTCTGGGACAAGGCGTGCGGCACGGATATCGGGTTGGGCGACTTTGGGGGCAGCCTTGATGCTGCTCACCGCCGCCGCAAGCGCGCCGCCGCCGAAGGTTGA
- a CDS encoding phytoene desaturase, producing MTRRAIVIGAGFGGLALAIRLQSAGVATTVVEARDKPGGRAYHWVKDGFTFDAGPTVVTDPPCLRELWALSGQDMAADVDLVPVMPFYRLNWPDGTNFDYSNDEAALRAEIAKLCPADVAGYDRFLDYSRGVYEQGYVKLGAVAFLDFASMIRAAPALMKYRAWRSVYATVSSYVEDERLRQALSFHTLLVGGNPMTTSAIYALIHTIEKQGGVWFARGGTNALVGGMVRLFERLGGTLRLGDAVVKIATAGDRATGVTTQSGWHGEADMIACNGDLMHSYRDLLDHPRGAKVARGLSRKRWSPSLFVVHFGVKGEYPDIAHHSILFGPRYKGLLDDIYRGGVIPDDFSLYLHHPSITDHGMAPPGHATFYALAPVAHLGKAAADWDGAFGERFADAILAEVERRVLPGLRANLVTRFHYTPADFGRDLSAHLGSAFSLEPLLWQSAWFRAHNRDDDISNLYFVGAGTHPGAGIPGVVGSAKATAQLMLEES from the coding sequence ATGACGCGCCGCGCCATCGTCATCGGCGCCGGGTTCGGCGGGCTCGCGCTCGCGATCCGGCTGCAATCGGCGGGAGTCGCAACCACGGTGGTCGAGGCGCGCGACAAGCCCGGCGGCCGGGCGTATCACTGGGTGAAGGACGGCTTTACCTTCGATGCGGGGCCGACGGTGGTCACCGACCCGCCGTGCCTTCGTGAACTGTGGGCGCTCTCGGGACAGGATATGGCGGCCGATGTCGACCTTGTCCCCGTGATGCCCTTTTACCGGCTGAACTGGCCCGACGGGACGAATTTCGATTATTCGAACGACGAGGCGGCGCTCCGCGCCGAGATCGCGAAGCTCTGCCCTGCCGACGTCGCCGGCTATGACCGCTTCCTCGATTATTCGCGCGGCGTGTACGAGCAGGGTTATGTCAAGCTCGGCGCGGTCGCGTTCCTCGACTTCGCGTCGATGATCAGGGCGGCACCGGCGCTGATGAAATATCGGGCGTGGCGCAGCGTCTATGCGACGGTGTCTTCTTATGTGGAGGACGAGCGGCTGCGGCAGGCGCTGTCGTTCCACACGCTGCTCGTCGGCGGCAATCCGATGACGACGAGCGCGATCTATGCGCTGATCCACACGATCGAGAAGCAGGGCGGCGTGTGGTTCGCGCGCGGCGGCACCAATGCGCTGGTCGGCGGCATGGTGCGGTTGTTCGAGCGGCTGGGCGGGACATTGCGGCTCGGCGACGCGGTCGTGAAGATTGCAACCGCGGGCGACCGCGCGACGGGCGTCACGACGCAAAGCGGCTGGCACGGCGAGGCCGATATGATCGCGTGCAACGGCGACCTGATGCACAGCTACCGCGATCTGCTCGACCATCCGCGCGGCGCCAAGGTCGCGCGCGGCCTGTCGCGCAAGCGCTGGTCGCCGTCGTTGTTCGTCGTCCATTTCGGGGTGAAAGGCGAATATCCCGATATCGCGCATCACAGCATATTGTTCGGCCCGCGCTACAAGGGGCTGCTCGACGACATCTATCGGGGCGGCGTTATTCCCGACGACTTCTCGCTCTATCTCCACCATCCGAGCATTACCGACCACGGCATGGCGCCGCCGGGGCACGCGACCTTCTATGCGCTCGCGCCGGTCGCGCATCTCGGCAAGGCGGCGGCGGACTGGGACGGTGCGTTCGGTGAGCGCTTTGCCGACGCGATCCTCGCGGAGGTCGAGCGGCGCGTGTTGCCGGGACTACGCGCCAATCTCGTCACCCGCTTCCACTACACCCCCGCCGATTTCGGCCGCGACCTGTCGGCGCATCTGGGGAGCGCGTTCAGCCTCGAACCGCTGCTGTGGCAGAGCGCCTGGTTTCGCGCCCACAACCGCGACGACGATATTTCGAACCTTTACTTCGTCGGCGCGGGGACGCATCCGGGCGCGGGTATCCCGGGGGTCGTCGGCAGCGCCAAGGCGACCGCCCAATTGATGTTGGAAGAATCATGA
- a CDS encoding gamma-glutamyltransferase → MDIDRRTALGALAATTAMATTSALGVTAKAFAATSGDVDLSPKSWPAGEYARYMKAQGVDRTTAGSAQGKQGAVTVAYGGLAARAGLEALKRGGNAIDAAMTTALAQVALTMGSPISYFGIMSLVYYDAKTGKTHTMNAEWNTVAGETDPKSIPGAIDFSSTEALQGKGEPSGRTALVGGFMKGVEAAHKRFGKLPFASLFGPAIHIAEEGMPVTAQLETAFKFRDKDIRRLPETRATFVKPDGTAYAEGDIFRQPKLAATLRAVAEQGADYMYGGAWGEKLIAAVQADGGKMTLDDLKNYQVLWADPLVADLRGGYSLQTNPAPNFGGIAIVEAQNLADAAGLCGGEHWSKSPEQLKKAMEITQLFGISMFPKEAREAIYPGIDFSEASRVTKPHAAALWQQIEAGKTFTKWKRTTPMHSDDVVAVDSEGNMAAITHSINCVIWGKTAIVVDGITIGDPASFQQATIALVKPGERLPAPTETGILFKDGAPVLAFASMGAGLHQRTFQGLLNVTCFGMTVEEAINAPDFFLPSVDPKTGETTLVVPEGRFDHTVLDGTGYAWREMSLEEARLGGEGKWVAISRDPKTGLLHAASHNRNNSDAVAF, encoded by the coding sequence ATGGACATCGACAGACGAACGGCACTCGGCGCCTTGGCAGCGACGACCGCAATGGCGACGACATCGGCGCTGGGCGTCACGGCAAAGGCCTTTGCGGCCACTTCAGGAGATGTTGATTTGTCACCGAAATCATGGCCCGCGGGCGAATATGCGCGTTACATGAAGGCGCAGGGCGTCGACAGGACAACCGCCGGTTCGGCGCAGGGAAAACAGGGCGCGGTCACCGTGGCCTATGGCGGTCTCGCCGCGCGCGCAGGCCTTGAAGCGCTGAAGCGCGGCGGCAATGCGATCGACGCCGCGATGACCACCGCGCTCGCCCAGGTCGCGCTGACCATGGGTTCGCCGATCAGCTATTTCGGCATCATGTCGCTCGTCTATTATGACGCGAAGACCGGCAAGACCCATACGATGAACGCCGAGTGGAACACGGTCGCGGGCGAAACCGACCCCAAGTCGATTCCCGGCGCGATCGATTTTTCGAGCACCGAAGCGCTGCAGGGCAAGGGCGAGCCAAGCGGGCGCACCGCGCTCGTCGGCGGCTTCATGAAGGGGGTCGAGGCGGCGCACAAGCGGTTCGGCAAGCTCCCCTTCGCCAGCCTCTTCGGCCCCGCCATCCATATTGCCGAAGAAGGCATGCCGGTCACGGCGCAGCTCGAAACGGCGTTCAAGTTCCGCGACAAGGACATCCGCCGCCTTCCCGAAACGCGCGCAACCTTCGTCAAGCCCGACGGGACGGCCTATGCCGAGGGCGATATTTTCCGCCAGCCCAAACTCGCCGCCACCCTGCGCGCCGTGGCTGAGCAGGGCGCCGACTATATGTACGGCGGCGCGTGGGGCGAGAAGCTGATCGCCGCAGTGCAGGCCGATGGCGGCAAGATGACGCTCGACGACCTCAAGAATTACCAGGTGCTGTGGGCCGATCCGCTCGTCGCCGACCTGCGCGGCGGCTATTCGCTGCAGACCAACCCGGCGCCCAATTTCGGCGGCATCGCGATCGTCGAAGCCCAGAATCTTGCCGATGCGGCGGGGCTGTGCGGCGGCGAACATTGGAGCAAATCGCCCGAGCAGCTCAAGAAGGCGATGGAAATCACCCAGCTGTTCGGCATTTCGATGTTCCCAAAGGAAGCCCGCGAGGCGATCTATCCGGGGATCGATTTCAGCGAAGCGTCGCGCGTGACCAAGCCGCACGCCGCGGCGCTGTGGCAGCAGATCGAGGCCGGCAAGACCTTCACCAAGTGGAAGCGGACGACGCCGATGCACTCGGACGACGTCGTCGCGGTCGACAGCGAAGGCAATATGGCGGCCATCACCCATTCGATCAATTGCGTGATCTGGGGCAAGACGGCGATCGTCGTCGACGGCATCACGATCGGCGATCCGGCGTCCTTCCAGCAGGCGACGATCGCGCTCGTCAAGCCGGGCGAGCGCCTGCCGGCGCCGACCGAAACCGGCATCCTGTTCAAGGACGGCGCCCCGGTCCTGGCCTTTGCCTCGATGGGCGCCGGCTTGCACCAGCGGACCTTCCAAGGGCTGCTCAACGTTACCTGCTTCGGCATGACCGTCGAAGAGGCGATCAACGCGCCCGATTTCTTCCTGCCCTCGGTCGATCCAAAGACGGGCGAGACGACGCTGGTGGTTCCGGAAGGACGCTTCGACCACACGGTGCTCGACGGCACCGGCTATGCCTGGCGCGAGATGTCGCTCGAAGAGGCGCGGCTGGGCGGCGAAGGCAAGTGGGTGGCGATCAGCCGCGATCCGAAAACGGGGCTGCTGCACGCCGCCTCGCACAACCGCAACAACAGCGACGCGGTCGCTTTCTGA
- a CDS encoding phytoene/squalene synthase family protein → MAEAGAYDAHALHGFAHDSIARGSKSFALASQLFDRETRERVWLLYAWCRAADDLTDGQDHGGAMKPNHDPAAAVAHIRAQTDRAFAGEPTGEAAFDALGLLLTEVDIPRAVIHDIIAGFELDAKDWRPRSESDLLRYSYHVAGAVGVAMALVMGVGPGDETTLDRASDLGIAFQLANIARDVAEDAAADRCYLPVEWMVELDIPPGQHMHPAFRPRLSVMAKWLAEMAEEYEASARWGARKLPPRSRWAVLAAAGIYGDIAREVRARGDHAWDHRAASSLFAKLGWVARAGWSVLRRPPQRRISRDGLWTRPRRGVAA, encoded by the coding sequence ATGGCTGAAGCGGGGGCCTATGACGCGCACGCCCTCCACGGTTTCGCGCACGACAGCATCGCGCGCGGATCGAAAAGTTTCGCGCTCGCCAGCCAGCTCTTCGACCGCGAAACGCGCGAGCGGGTGTGGCTGCTCTATGCCTGGTGCCGCGCCGCCGACGACCTGACCGACGGGCAGGATCACGGCGGCGCAATGAAGCCGAACCACGATCCGGCGGCGGCGGTCGCGCATATCCGCGCGCAGACCGACCGGGCCTTTGCCGGCGAGCCGACGGGCGAAGCCGCCTTCGATGCGCTCGGCCTGTTGCTGACCGAAGTCGATATCCCGCGCGCGGTGATCCACGATATTATCGCCGGCTTCGAACTCGATGCGAAGGACTGGCGTCCGCGCAGCGAGAGCGACCTGCTCCGCTACAGCTATCATGTCGCGGGCGCGGTCGGGGTCGCGATGGCGCTGGTGATGGGGGTGGGGCCCGGCGACGAAACGACGCTCGACCGGGCGTCCGACCTCGGTATCGCGTTCCAGCTTGCGAATATCGCGCGCGACGTCGCCGAGGATGCCGCGGCCGACCGCTGCTACCTGCCCGTCGAGTGGATGGTCGAACTCGACATCCCGCCCGGCCAGCATATGCACCCGGCCTTTCGTCCGCGGCTGTCGGTGATGGCGAAATGGCTCGCCGAAATGGCCGAGGAATATGAGGCATCGGCGCGCTGGGGTGCGCGCAAGCTGCCGCCGCGCAGCCGCTGGGCGGTGCTCGCCGCGGCGGGCATCTATGGCGACATCGCGCGCGAGGTGCGCGCGCGGGGCGACCATGCGTGGGACCATCGCGCCGCCAGTTCGCTGTTTGCCAAGCTCGGCTGGGTCGCGCGCGCCGGCTGGTCGGTGCTCCGCCGTCCGCCGCAGCGGCGGATCAGTCGCGACGGGCTGTGGACGCGGCCGCGGCGCGGCGTGGCGGCATGA